Within Lolium rigidum isolate FL_2022 chromosome 5, APGP_CSIRO_Lrig_0.1, whole genome shotgun sequence, the genomic segment gtatatgataatcaaatcaTACAAATAAGGTCATAGTTGAGAGTCTCTGAATGTAGATCAATCTTTAATCAATTTAATACACTCTCCAGACCTAAACATTTATCGCGAGTTCAAtaaatctagacacattttagttaacATTTTGCCTAACTATGCGATAAATATTTAGGACTATATAGTACAATATTTGGCGCATCATAATTATTAGTAGCATGTGACGTACACAAAGTGAATTATGATAATATTTCTGTTACTTAAGATTAttattccgtagcaacgcacgggcattcaactagtattgtATAaaaatgtcacatttttgaaaatttaCATAAGGGGAGAAAAATATTCATTGGGGATTTTTTTGCGGGAAAAAAATGTGCCATTATTTTCACAATTAAATGAAAAAATATTGGAGACCGATGTCACATACTATGAAAAAAATGTTACATACGAACCGTTTTTTACTAAGATCGGAGGCGTGAAATTTGGTTATTTAAATTGATCCGACGGCCCGAAAGATAGGTAATGGGTGCCTTTTTTACCTAGCTCTGGCCTTTTATTTGATCTACTTTTACATACTTATTGATTATTTTTTGTTTAGAACAACAATTGTTTTTTTATCCGTCTTCTCCATCCCAATTTCCCTTTTCCTCTCCCCAATTCTCTCCTAACACGCAATCAGGCACTTGCAGAGGCTCCAGCACCGAATATATATTAATTATGCAAAATAAAATCATCATGAATATATTGTGCAGATCCTCTTGAAGTTTCTATTAGCTTTTATCAATTTCTTCCTCTCGACAGCTACCTTTTGTCCCTGAATCTCCTCCCTCCAAAGGTAGCGGTCGGCAATTCGCCATGAAGTGCTCCTTGAATCCGCTGGTTTCCATAATGGCGCCCAGAACTTGGGGCGACGACGACATAAACGCCAGGCATGCACTCTTGAGCCGGTCGCAATTGTGCTGATGAGCCAACGCTAACATGATTCTAACAGTATCCATATCGATCTTGCCGCACAAGTCTTGCTCGCACATGCGCCTCAACCTGTAGACCACGTACCTATCCGCGGCGACCAGCAAGTGCTGCATCACCGCAACGCTGTGCCCCCCTTCGCCGTCGTGGCACCGAGGCAGCGAGTCCGTGTAGATGTAGTGAAGGAGCATCTGGAAGATGGCCGGCTCCATGTCGCCGACCTCCGGGCGCGGCATGTCGTCCTTCTCCATCGCCGAGCCGAAGAACTGCGCCCGAAACACGGGCGACCGTGCGGCCAGGACCGACCTGTGCGCGCGGAGCTCCTGGCCGCGGACGCGGAACACGATGTCGGCGCCCATGGCCATGGCGTCCCCGAGCATGTTCTCGAGGTGGCCGGGCAGTTCCAGCGGCGGAGACTCGTCACGGATGGTGAGCACGCAGCGTATGGTAAAGCGGCCGTTGTTGAGGCGCGATAGCGAGCTCAGTCTGGACTTCTCCACGAACCGGTGGTACCCCCACCAACCGTCCCTAGGCCGATACTCCGCCGTATCGAAGCTGGCCACCGGTGCCTGGCCGTGTTTCCCCAGAAGGCTCAGCGCGTACTTGGCGATCACAGGCTTGGCTTGGCTGCCATAGCGTAAGAAGGTGGAGGCGTGGCCGGCACACTCGGCGCAGTATAGCACTGCCCGTTCGGGCAGAACCTAATGCTCCACTTGTAGTCACGGACGATGAAGACCCGCGACGCAACGAACTCGCCGACACGCATGC encodes:
- the LOC124656077 gene encoding BTB/POZ and MATH domain-containing protein 2-like gives rise to the protein MATNDSTSEGEYCIPEIEITSSRCITESFTATLDFEVTDDAQLKGMRVGEFVASRVFIVRDYKWSISQAKPVIAKYALSLLGKHGQAPVASFDTAEYRPRDGWWGYHRFVEKSRLSSLSRLNNGRFTIRCVLTIRDESPPLELPGHLENMLGDAMAMGADIVFRVRGQELRAHRSVLAARSPVFRAQFFGSAMEKDDMPRPEVGDMEPAIFQMLLHYIYTDSLPRCHDGEGGHSVAVMQHLLVAADRYVVYRLRRMCEQDLCGKIDMDTVRIMLALAHQHNCDRLKSACLAFMSSSPQVLGAIMETSGFKEHFMANCRPLPLEGGDSGTKGSCREEEIDKS